A DNA window from Theobroma cacao cultivar B97-61/B2 chromosome 5, Criollo_cocoa_genome_V2, whole genome shotgun sequence contains the following coding sequences:
- the LOC18600529 gene encoding probable disease resistance protein At4g27220 isoform X1 translates to MESVADVAANLSSEAAKGAFEEGQQFVRYVSTYEQNIDKFNEKLKSLTAKRKSVQQEVDDAERSGKKIKADVEHWCKRVDEEINEREKKVKDLEGKAKKKCFFGLCPNFNSRYQCSLTAEEGARTFDDLIKQSQFNKVGYLDVPEAIVDESPNGFETFKSREKVFNDIMEAMKDVTVSMIGVYGLPGVGKTLLVNEVARQVQEVKLFDSVVTVTVAQTPVIQKIQENIAELLSLRLKDNSINVRARRLHERLKKEKTVLIVLDDIWKRLDLKEVGIPFGNQHKGCKILLTSRDRDVLLDGMKAEKTFAIDVLDNEETWNLFKKMAGDSVERAELRSIAIEVAKKCARLPLAIATVANALSNKPLYVWKDALLQLQKPCSRNLSRKFADAYLATQLSYNHLENEELKQAFLLCSLLRRVGNIDDLLKYAIGLGLINGVDTMEEARSRLLTMVRDLKASCLLIDNNTGKLSFDMHDLVYDFAMSIASKDHHLFASHEEDVPKDWPNEETMKKCNMINLEFPSIRELPDELNCPQLVFCCMFGKDDSLEMPPNFFRQTTNLKVLGLTEKQVSSLPSSICLLTSLRTLCLDYCKLGDIAIIGELKNLEILSLLGSHFRILPKEIGRLVKLKLLDLRYCAALKIIPAGFFSTLSRLEELYMLGTFIQWEVREHANQRSSASLAELKNLSCLIALELNILDVEAMSRGLFFEEFQKLERYKILIGSYHADKCFLDAGEYSRTLILNASSLDHLGHGLKMFLKKTEALRIYGDFNIKNDSMIRFIIRDNGAVEFPQLRSLIFQGLPDLIGFCCKDLIAFSFGPSRQLMPLISAQMLLPCLETLQLSSTNIERIWHNSCYNLEKLTTLIIKDCDNLTHLLSFSLARRLVHLKCFEVSRCKSLKEIISKEEFEKKSEVKTLFPKLASLSLENLQHLIRFCPKHQNIEFPSLKSLKIENCPKLKGFIYKSTSEGRRCFSCKALFDEKVAFPSLEEIFISNLRSIEMIWQNQLSANSFLKLQRMQVIQCNNLLTIFSSNTLRAFQGLQTLQVYRCDLVEEVFEIERSNMEETRAATTHLKELVLGHLPSLKYIWKNDPQGIFTFENLQVIDVRWCLNLKNVFPASVAKVLPQLRCLSIHDCGVEEIVSMEEGLETTVTFEFNQVSFLSLWKLLELKCFYAGVHTTKWPMLKEFNVYGCGKTKILGTKHFSIVDTPNVNRQQLESQLISLDGKQAWSLDDLPTTVVLTMHQGSMVTSMDFHPSRHTLLLVGSANGEITLWELGMRQRLVTKPFKIWKVSTWGVTVGSIKFQVMTMFGDILLSVNRVTWSPDGSFVGVAFSKHLIHLYAYPGSNDLIQIIQIDAHVGGVNDLAFAHINKRLCVVTCGDDDLIKVWDPMTGQKLFNFEGHDAPVYSICPYQKQNIPLIYSTTVDGTITSSMYDGMQYKADFFAPGQGCSTIILSANSTRLFSCGTSKDGRSFLVEWYRNERIVKRIYEGFTKKSAGVVSFDIVQNQFLAAGEDSQIKFWNMDDSNLLTFIDAEGGLPSLPRVRFNKEGNLLAVTTADNGFKILANAVGLRSLRANEASSSSA, encoded by the exons ATGGAATCTGTTGCTGACGTTGCTGCCAACCTTTCTTCGGAAGCTGCGAAGGGCGCCTTCGAAGAAGGTCAACAGTTTGTGAGATATGTAAGCACCTACGAGCAAAATATTGACAAGTTCAACGAGAAATTGAAGTCGTTGacagcaaaaagaaaaagtgtgcaGCAAGAGGTTGATGATGCAGAAAGGAGCGGGAAGAAGATAAAAGCGGACGTCGAGCATTGGTGCAAGAGAGTGGACGAGGAAATCAATGAAAGGGAGAAGAAGGTGAAGGATCTTGAAggcaaagcaaagaaaaagtgcTTCTTTGGCTTGTGTCCCAATTTCAACTCTCGCTATCAGTGTAGCCTGACAGCAGAAGAAGGTGCCAGGACTTTCGACGACCTTATCAAACAAAGTCAATTTAACaaagtgggataccttgatgtTCCAGAAGCTATAGTGGATGAATCTCCTAATGGCTTTGAAACCTTTAAATCAAGAGAGAAGGTTTTCAACGACATCATGGAGGCAATGAAAGATGTTACTGTCAGCATGATAGGGGTGTACGGGTTGCCTGGTGTGGGCAAAACATTACTAGTCAATGAAGTTGCCAGACAAGTCCAAGAGGTTAAGTTATTTGATTCTGTGGTTACAGTGACTGTGGCTCAAACTCCTGTCATtcagaaaattcaagaaaatattGCTGAGTTGTTGAGTTTAAGACTAAAAGATAATAGTATAAATGTAAGAGCGCGTAGATTGCACGAAAGgttaaagaaagagaagacaGTTCTTATtgttttagatgatatttggaAGAGACTGGATCTCAAGGAAGTCGGAATTCCATTTGGAAACCAACACAAGGGATGCAAGATATTGTTGACGTCAAGAGATCGAGATGTTCTGTTAGATGGGATGAAAGCTGAAAAAACTTTTGCAATTGATGTTTTAGACAATGAAGAAACTTGGAACTTGTTTAAGAAGATGGCTGGGGATAGTGTTGAGAGAGCTGAGTTACGATCTATAGCAATTGAGGTAGCCAAAAAATGTGCAAGATTGCCGCTGGCCATTGCAACAGTTGCAAATGCACTGAGTAATAAACCTTTATATGTTTGGAAGGATGCTTTACTACAACTACAGAAGCCTTGCTCAAGAAACTTGAGTAGGAAATTCGCAGACGCATATTTAGCTACACAGTTGAGTTACAACCATTTAGAAAATGAAGAACTCAAACAGGCTTTTCTGCTTTGCAGTCTACTGCGTCGTGTTGGAAACATTGATGACTTGTTGAAATATGCCATTGGTTTGGGTTTAATTAATGGTGTCGACACCATGGAGGAAGCACGAAGCAGGTTGTTAACAATGGTGCGTGACCTCAAAGCTTCTTGTTTGTTAATTGATAATAACACCGGTAAACTGTCCTTTGATATGCATGATCttgtttatgattttgccATGTCAATCGCTTCCAAGGACCATCACCTTTTTGCATCACACGAGGAGGATGTTCCGAAAGATTGGCCTAATGAAGAGACAATGAAAAAGTGCAACATGATTAATTTGGAATTTCCCAGTATTAGAGAGCTTCCTGACGAGTTGAATTGCCCACAACTTGTTTTTTGCTGTATGTTTGGCAAGGATGATTCCCTGGAAATGCCACCTAACTTCTTTAGGCAAACAACAAATCTTAAAGTCTTAGGTTTGACTGAAAAACAAGTTTCTTCTTTACCTTCGTCAATTTGTCTCCTAACAAGCCTTCGTACATTGTGTCTAGATTATTGTAAACTGGGAGATATAGCCATTATTGGAGAGCTTAAGAATTTAGAAATTCTTAGTCTTTTAGGATCtcattttagaattttaccTAAGGAAATTGGGCGGCTGGTTAAGctaaaattattagatttacGTTATTGTGCTGCACTCAAAATAATTCCAGCAGGCTTCTTCTCAACCTTGTCAAGATTAGAAGAATTATATATGCTTGGCACTTTTATTCAATGGGAAGTAAGGGAACATGCCAACCAACGAAGCAGTGCTAGTCTTGCTGAATTGAAGAATTTGTCTTGTTTGATTGCTTTAGAATTAAATATTCTTGATGTTGAGGCCATGTCGAGGGGCTTGTTCTTTGAAGAGTTCCAAAAGTTGGAAAGATACAAGATTTTAATAGGAAGCTATCATGCGGATAAGTGTTTTCTGGATGCGGGTGAGTATTCAAGGACTCTGATACTCAATGCAAGCAGCCTTGATCATTTGGGTCATGGACTTAAGATGTTTTTGAAGAAAACTGAAGCTCTACGTATATATGGGGatttcaatataaaaaatgattcaATGATCCGATTTATCATTCGTGATAATGGTGCAGTTGAATTTCCTCAATTACGATCTTTGATATTTCAAGGTCTACCAGATCTCATTGGCTTTTGCTGCAAAGATTTGATTGCCTTTTCCTTTGGCCCAAGCCGTCAACTCATGCCTCTTATCAGTGCACAG ATGTTGTTACCTTGCTTGGAGACATTGCAGTTGTCGTCAACTAATATTGAAAGGATATGGCATAATTCTTGCTACAATCTTGAGAAGTTGACAACGTTGATCATCAAGGATTGTGacaacttaactcatttattatcattttccTTGGCTAGAAGGCTAGTGCATCTCAAATGCTTTGAGGTGAGCAGATGCAAGTCCTTGAAAGAGATAATTTCcaaagaggaatttgaaaaaaaaagcgAGGTTAAGACTTTATTTCCTAAATTAGCCTCTCTAAGCTTAGAGAATCTTCAGCATCTCATTAGATTTTGCccaaaacatcaaaatattgaatttcCATCCTTGAAGTCACTGAAGATAGAAAATTGCCCAAAACTGAAAGGGTTCATATACAAATCTACATCAGAAGGGAGACGATGTTTCTCTTGTAAAGCTCTCTTTGATGAAAAG GTTGCATTTCCTAGTTTGgaggaaatttttatttccaactTGAGAAGCATAGAGATGATATGGCAGAATCAACTCTCTGCGAATTCCTTTCTCAAACTACAACGAATGCAAGTTATACAATGCAATAATTTATTGACCATTTTCTCGTCTAATACATTGAGAGCATTTCAAGGACTGCAAACTCTGCAAGTTTACAGATGTGATTTGGTAGAAGAAGTATTTGAAATCGAAAGGTCAAATATGGAAGAAACACGTGCTGCCACCACTCATCTAAAAGAACTGGTTTTAGGGCATCTACCAAGCTTGAAGTATATTTGGAAAAATGATCCTCAAGgaatttttacatttgaaaatttgCAGGTAATAGATGTTCGGTGGTgtttgaatttgaagaatgTATTTCCAGCATCTGTAGCCAAAGTTCTTCCACAACTGAGATGTCTTTCTATACATGACTGTGGAGTGGAGGAGATTGTTTCCATGGAGGAAGGATTGGAAACAACTGTCACTTTTGAGTTTAATCAAGTATCCTTCCTTTCTCTTTGGAAGCTACTAGAACTCAAATGTTTCTATGCGGGAGTGCATACGACAAAGTGGCCAATGTTAAAAGAGTTCAACGTATATGGCTGTGGCAAAACGAAGATATTGGGTACAAAACATTTCAGCATCGTAGATACGCCTAACGTCAATCGGCAACAACTTGAGTCCCAATTAATTTCCTTGGATGGAAAG CAAGCTTGGTCATTGGATGACCTCCCAACAACAGTGGTTTTGACCATGCATCAAGGATCCATGGTTACGAGCATGGATTTTCATCCTTCGCGCCACACATTGCTACTCG TTGGTTCTGCCAATGGTGAAATCACACTTTGGGAACTTGGGATGCGTCAGAGATTGGTTACAAAGCCATTCAAGATATGGAAAGTGTCGACATGGGGCGTGACGGTGGGTTCAATTAAATTTCAG GTTATGACGATGTTCGGTGATATACTCTTATCTGTCAACCGTGTCACATGGAGTCCTGATGGAAGTTTTGTAG GGGTTGCATTTTCCAAGCATTTAATTCACTTGTATGCTTATCCTGGATCTAATGATCTAATACAGATCATACAG ATTGATGCCCATGTTGGTGGTGTAAATGACTTAGCCTTTGCTCATATAAACAAACGACTGTGCGTTGTTACCTGTGGAGATGACGACCTCATAAAG GTGTGGGATCCAATGACGGGACAAAAGCTGTTTAATTTTGAAGGTCATGATGCACCTGTTTATTCCATCTGCCCATATCAGAAACAGAATATTCCG CTCATATATTCAACCACTGTCGATGGGACAATTACGTCCTCGATGTATGATGGTATGCAATACAAAGCTGACTTTTTTGCTCCAGGTCAAGGGTGTAGTACAATAATTCTCAGTGCTAATAGTACAAG ATTGTTCTCTTGTGGAACAAGTAAAGATGGACGATCTTTTCTGGTTGAGTGGTATCGAAATGAAAGAATAGTCAAGAGGATTTATGAGGGGTTCACAAAGAAATCAGCAGGTGTGGTGTCATTCGACATCGtgcaaaatcaatttttagcTGCAGGAGAAGATAGCCAAATAAAGTTTTGGAACATGGATGATAGCAATCTTCTCACTTTCATAGATGCAGAGGGTGGACTCCCT AGTCTTCCCCGTGTGAGATTCAATAAGGAAGGAAATCTCCTTGCTGTGACAACAGCAGACAATGGATTCAAAATACTTGCCAATGCTGTGGGTCTCAGATCTTTACGAGCAAATGAAGCATCATCTTCTTCTGCCTAG
- the LOC18600529 gene encoding probable disease resistance protein At4g27220 isoform X2 yields the protein MESVADVAANLSSEAAKGAFEEGQQFVRYVSTYEQNIDKFNEKLKSLTAKRKSVQQEVDDAERSGKKIKADVEHWCKRVDEEINEREKKVKDLEGKAKKKCFFGLCPNFNSRYQCSLTAEEGARTFDDLIKQSQFNKVGYLDVPEAIVDESPNGFETFKSREKVFNDIMEAMKDVTVSMIGVYGLPGVGKTLLVNEVARQVQEVKLFDSVVTVTVAQTPVIQKIQENIAELLSLRLKDNSINVRARRLHERLKKEKTVLIVLDDIWKRLDLKEVGIPFGNQHKGCKILLTSRDRDVLLDGMKAEKTFAIDVLDNEETWNLFKKMAGDSVERAELRSIAIEVAKKCARLPLAIATVANALSNKPLYVWKDALLQLQKPCSRNLSRKFADAYLATQLSYNHLENEELKQAFLLCSLLRRVGNIDDLLKYAIGLGLINGVDTMEEARSRLLTMVRDLKASCLLIDNNTGKLSFDMHDLVYDFAMSIASKDHHLFASHEEDVPKDWPNEETMKKCNMINLEFPSIRELPDELNCPQLVFCCMFGKDDSLEMPPNFFRQTTNLKVLGLTEKQVSSLPSSICLLTSLRTLCLDYCKLGDIAIIGELKNLEILSLLGSHFRILPKEIGRLVKLKLLDLRYCAALKIIPAGFFSTLSRLEELYMLGTFIQWEVREHANQRSSASLAELKNLSCLIALELNILDVEAMSRGLFFEEFQKLERYKILIGSYHADKCFLDAGEYSRTLILNASSLDHLGHGLKMFLKKTEALRIYGDFNIKNDSMIRFIIRDNGAVEFPQLRSLIFQGLPDLIGFCCKDLIAFSFGPSRQLMPLISAQMLLPCLETLQLSSTNIERIWHNSCYNLEKLTTLIIKDCDNLTHLLSFSLARRLVHLKCFEVSRCKSLKEIISKEEFEKKSEVKTLFPKLASLSLENLQHLIRFCPKHQNIEFPSLKSLKIENCPKLKGFIYKSTSEGRRCFSCKALFDEKVAFPSLEEIFISNLRSIEMIWQNQLSANSFLKLQRMQVIQCNNLLTIFSSNTLRAFQGLQTLQVYRCDLVEEVFEIERSNMEETRAATTHLKELVLGHLPSLKYIWKNDPQGIFTFENLQVIDVRWCLNLKNVFPASVAKVLPQLRCLSIHDCGVEEIVSMEEGLETTVTFEFNQVSFLSLWKLLELKCFYAGVHTTKWPMLKEFNVYGCGKTKILGTKHFSIVDTPNVNRQQLESQLISLDGKQAWSLDDLPTTVVLTMHQGSMVTSMDFHPSRHTLLLVGSANGEITLWELGMRQRLVTKPFKIWKVSTWGVTVGSIKFQVMTMFGDILLSVNRVTWSPDGSFVGVAFSKHLIHLYAYPGSNDLIQIIQIDAHVGGVNDLAFAHINKRLCVVTCGDDDLIKLIYSTTVDGTITSSMYDGMQYKADFFAPGQGCSTIILSANSTRLFSCGTSKDGRSFLVEWYRNERIVKRIYEGFTKKSAGVVSFDIVQNQFLAAGEDSQIKFWNMDDSNLLTFIDAEGGLPSLPRVRFNKEGNLLAVTTADNGFKILANAVGLRSLRANEASSSSA from the exons ATGGAATCTGTTGCTGACGTTGCTGCCAACCTTTCTTCGGAAGCTGCGAAGGGCGCCTTCGAAGAAGGTCAACAGTTTGTGAGATATGTAAGCACCTACGAGCAAAATATTGACAAGTTCAACGAGAAATTGAAGTCGTTGacagcaaaaagaaaaagtgtgcaGCAAGAGGTTGATGATGCAGAAAGGAGCGGGAAGAAGATAAAAGCGGACGTCGAGCATTGGTGCAAGAGAGTGGACGAGGAAATCAATGAAAGGGAGAAGAAGGTGAAGGATCTTGAAggcaaagcaaagaaaaagtgcTTCTTTGGCTTGTGTCCCAATTTCAACTCTCGCTATCAGTGTAGCCTGACAGCAGAAGAAGGTGCCAGGACTTTCGACGACCTTATCAAACAAAGTCAATTTAACaaagtgggataccttgatgtTCCAGAAGCTATAGTGGATGAATCTCCTAATGGCTTTGAAACCTTTAAATCAAGAGAGAAGGTTTTCAACGACATCATGGAGGCAATGAAAGATGTTACTGTCAGCATGATAGGGGTGTACGGGTTGCCTGGTGTGGGCAAAACATTACTAGTCAATGAAGTTGCCAGACAAGTCCAAGAGGTTAAGTTATTTGATTCTGTGGTTACAGTGACTGTGGCTCAAACTCCTGTCATtcagaaaattcaagaaaatattGCTGAGTTGTTGAGTTTAAGACTAAAAGATAATAGTATAAATGTAAGAGCGCGTAGATTGCACGAAAGgttaaagaaagagaagacaGTTCTTATtgttttagatgatatttggaAGAGACTGGATCTCAAGGAAGTCGGAATTCCATTTGGAAACCAACACAAGGGATGCAAGATATTGTTGACGTCAAGAGATCGAGATGTTCTGTTAGATGGGATGAAAGCTGAAAAAACTTTTGCAATTGATGTTTTAGACAATGAAGAAACTTGGAACTTGTTTAAGAAGATGGCTGGGGATAGTGTTGAGAGAGCTGAGTTACGATCTATAGCAATTGAGGTAGCCAAAAAATGTGCAAGATTGCCGCTGGCCATTGCAACAGTTGCAAATGCACTGAGTAATAAACCTTTATATGTTTGGAAGGATGCTTTACTACAACTACAGAAGCCTTGCTCAAGAAACTTGAGTAGGAAATTCGCAGACGCATATTTAGCTACACAGTTGAGTTACAACCATTTAGAAAATGAAGAACTCAAACAGGCTTTTCTGCTTTGCAGTCTACTGCGTCGTGTTGGAAACATTGATGACTTGTTGAAATATGCCATTGGTTTGGGTTTAATTAATGGTGTCGACACCATGGAGGAAGCACGAAGCAGGTTGTTAACAATGGTGCGTGACCTCAAAGCTTCTTGTTTGTTAATTGATAATAACACCGGTAAACTGTCCTTTGATATGCATGATCttgtttatgattttgccATGTCAATCGCTTCCAAGGACCATCACCTTTTTGCATCACACGAGGAGGATGTTCCGAAAGATTGGCCTAATGAAGAGACAATGAAAAAGTGCAACATGATTAATTTGGAATTTCCCAGTATTAGAGAGCTTCCTGACGAGTTGAATTGCCCACAACTTGTTTTTTGCTGTATGTTTGGCAAGGATGATTCCCTGGAAATGCCACCTAACTTCTTTAGGCAAACAACAAATCTTAAAGTCTTAGGTTTGACTGAAAAACAAGTTTCTTCTTTACCTTCGTCAATTTGTCTCCTAACAAGCCTTCGTACATTGTGTCTAGATTATTGTAAACTGGGAGATATAGCCATTATTGGAGAGCTTAAGAATTTAGAAATTCTTAGTCTTTTAGGATCtcattttagaattttaccTAAGGAAATTGGGCGGCTGGTTAAGctaaaattattagatttacGTTATTGTGCTGCACTCAAAATAATTCCAGCAGGCTTCTTCTCAACCTTGTCAAGATTAGAAGAATTATATATGCTTGGCACTTTTATTCAATGGGAAGTAAGGGAACATGCCAACCAACGAAGCAGTGCTAGTCTTGCTGAATTGAAGAATTTGTCTTGTTTGATTGCTTTAGAATTAAATATTCTTGATGTTGAGGCCATGTCGAGGGGCTTGTTCTTTGAAGAGTTCCAAAAGTTGGAAAGATACAAGATTTTAATAGGAAGCTATCATGCGGATAAGTGTTTTCTGGATGCGGGTGAGTATTCAAGGACTCTGATACTCAATGCAAGCAGCCTTGATCATTTGGGTCATGGACTTAAGATGTTTTTGAAGAAAACTGAAGCTCTACGTATATATGGGGatttcaatataaaaaatgattcaATGATCCGATTTATCATTCGTGATAATGGTGCAGTTGAATTTCCTCAATTACGATCTTTGATATTTCAAGGTCTACCAGATCTCATTGGCTTTTGCTGCAAAGATTTGATTGCCTTTTCCTTTGGCCCAAGCCGTCAACTCATGCCTCTTATCAGTGCACAG ATGTTGTTACCTTGCTTGGAGACATTGCAGTTGTCGTCAACTAATATTGAAAGGATATGGCATAATTCTTGCTACAATCTTGAGAAGTTGACAACGTTGATCATCAAGGATTGTGacaacttaactcatttattatcattttccTTGGCTAGAAGGCTAGTGCATCTCAAATGCTTTGAGGTGAGCAGATGCAAGTCCTTGAAAGAGATAATTTCcaaagaggaatttgaaaaaaaaagcgAGGTTAAGACTTTATTTCCTAAATTAGCCTCTCTAAGCTTAGAGAATCTTCAGCATCTCATTAGATTTTGCccaaaacatcaaaatattgaatttcCATCCTTGAAGTCACTGAAGATAGAAAATTGCCCAAAACTGAAAGGGTTCATATACAAATCTACATCAGAAGGGAGACGATGTTTCTCTTGTAAAGCTCTCTTTGATGAAAAG GTTGCATTTCCTAGTTTGgaggaaatttttatttccaactTGAGAAGCATAGAGATGATATGGCAGAATCAACTCTCTGCGAATTCCTTTCTCAAACTACAACGAATGCAAGTTATACAATGCAATAATTTATTGACCATTTTCTCGTCTAATACATTGAGAGCATTTCAAGGACTGCAAACTCTGCAAGTTTACAGATGTGATTTGGTAGAAGAAGTATTTGAAATCGAAAGGTCAAATATGGAAGAAACACGTGCTGCCACCACTCATCTAAAAGAACTGGTTTTAGGGCATCTACCAAGCTTGAAGTATATTTGGAAAAATGATCCTCAAGgaatttttacatttgaaaatttgCAGGTAATAGATGTTCGGTGGTgtttgaatttgaagaatgTATTTCCAGCATCTGTAGCCAAAGTTCTTCCACAACTGAGATGTCTTTCTATACATGACTGTGGAGTGGAGGAGATTGTTTCCATGGAGGAAGGATTGGAAACAACTGTCACTTTTGAGTTTAATCAAGTATCCTTCCTTTCTCTTTGGAAGCTACTAGAACTCAAATGTTTCTATGCGGGAGTGCATACGACAAAGTGGCCAATGTTAAAAGAGTTCAACGTATATGGCTGTGGCAAAACGAAGATATTGGGTACAAAACATTTCAGCATCGTAGATACGCCTAACGTCAATCGGCAACAACTTGAGTCCCAATTAATTTCCTTGGATGGAAAG CAAGCTTGGTCATTGGATGACCTCCCAACAACAGTGGTTTTGACCATGCATCAAGGATCCATGGTTACGAGCATGGATTTTCATCCTTCGCGCCACACATTGCTACTCG TTGGTTCTGCCAATGGTGAAATCACACTTTGGGAACTTGGGATGCGTCAGAGATTGGTTACAAAGCCATTCAAGATATGGAAAGTGTCGACATGGGGCGTGACGGTGGGTTCAATTAAATTTCAG GTTATGACGATGTTCGGTGATATACTCTTATCTGTCAACCGTGTCACATGGAGTCCTGATGGAAGTTTTGTAG GGGTTGCATTTTCCAAGCATTTAATTCACTTGTATGCTTATCCTGGATCTAATGATCTAATACAGATCATACAG ATTGATGCCCATGTTGGTGGTGTAAATGACTTAGCCTTTGCTCATATAAACAAACGACTGTGCGTTGTTACCTGTGGAGATGACGACCTCATAAAG CTCATATATTCAACCACTGTCGATGGGACAATTACGTCCTCGATGTATGATGGTATGCAATACAAAGCTGACTTTTTTGCTCCAGGTCAAGGGTGTAGTACAATAATTCTCAGTGCTAATAGTACAAG ATTGTTCTCTTGTGGAACAAGTAAAGATGGACGATCTTTTCTGGTTGAGTGGTATCGAAATGAAAGAATAGTCAAGAGGATTTATGAGGGGTTCACAAAGAAATCAGCAGGTGTGGTGTCATTCGACATCGtgcaaaatcaatttttagcTGCAGGAGAAGATAGCCAAATAAAGTTTTGGAACATGGATGATAGCAATCTTCTCACTTTCATAGATGCAGAGGGTGGACTCCCT AGTCTTCCCCGTGTGAGATTCAATAAGGAAGGAAATCTCCTTGCTGTGACAACAGCAGACAATGGATTCAAAATACTTGCCAATGCTGTGGGTCTCAGATCTTTACGAGCAAATGAAGCATCATCTTCTTCTGCCTAG